The sequence AATGCTTGGTCAAACCATCGTGACGTTTGATCAGCTCGCCGCGTCAGCGATCGCCGAACTCGGCAACATGATCAGCGGCAACAGCATGACGCTGCTCTCCGAACAAGGTTTCAAATGCCAGATCACGCCGCCGACGATCATCAAAGGCACGAACGTCAAGATCGCTACGTTGAACGCTCCCGCGCTCGTCATTCCGATGAAGATCGACGAAATCGGAGAGATCGAGATCAACGTTAGCCTAGTTTCGAAGGCGGCGACAAAGTCCGCGGCATAGCACGACTTCGTTCGTCGGTCTCGTGACCGAAACAGCAGCGGTTTACATGTGCGCTCACTGGCCGAAACGCCAGCGAGCGCACTTTCATTGCCTGGGCGGCGGCCGTGATCGTCCGCGGTCGAATACACCCGATTCGCGCTGCTTGGCGGCCTCATCTCTTAGCAGCGCCAATTCGTCTCGGAGAGCGGCCGGTAGCTGATCCAGCGTAAACCACCTTGCGCCGATTGCCGGAACGACCTCCAGCGTGTAGTCCACTGTGACGTCGGGCCCGAACGTGAACACCAGATGCACGACCGTCAGCTCTGTTGGCTGCAGGTCGCGCGCTCGACCGGTCGCCCCGTCTTCGAGCAACCGCCACCCAGCATTCTCTTTGATTTCGCTGACGACCACTCTCACATCCTCAATCTTGAACAGCAGAAGAACTTTCTCTTCGGTCCACACACGCAACGTGGAGCCTGCCGGGATGCCTCGTGGCAGTGCATCGGATGCATTACGTTCGATCCACGACGGAGTATCGAACTTGTACTCGTTGTACGGTACTGGCTCGCGGCGGGAGTGCTGAATGCCCCACATGCGATTTCGATGGGCGAACAGCCAAGACGCCAGCGAGTCCCTCGCGTCTTTGTTCAACAAGCCAATCTGTACACCGCGAGATGTTGACGCGCTCTGGAACTCTTCATCGCTCAGTTCGCCGAGGAACTTGAGCGGGCTCTCCGATAAAGAACTGACGAGATTGTCTGCACCGTAATTGCTCGCGATCGGTGACGCCAACCACACTAGCCGCGCTTCAATGTCCCTGAACGCCAGCCCTCCTTCCTGCTCCTTGGCGTAGCGGAACGCGCTTTCAAGCGATACAGACCGATCAGCGGTGAACGAGCGGACAAGACGCGCCAGCGGCTCCCTTCTCAGGTAGTTTTTTCGTGCGGCCTCTGGGTTTCTTGGCGCGACAACCAACCAAACGCCGTCCTGCGCTGCAGAGCAACGCCAGTCCTGATGAATGAGCTGTTCAAGGCTTGCTCCGGATAGTCCAGGCATCACCGGGCTCCTGATACTGGCCATCTGATAAAACGCCGCATCCGGAATCAGCGCCACCAAATTTCTGCCGCTCTGCTTGGCCGCTTTGAGAAGAATCGGCCCGGGATGGTATGAGATCGGGTCGTCGGTGTCCGCGTTCGACAGTCTTCGGAGATACGTATCCGCAACTTCGCCGACAGATCTTCCGTCGGGCAGGAAGTTGTTATACAGGCTCGACATCAACGCCGAAAACTGCAGCTCCTCAGGCGTCAGCTCAATGTCTGGAAGCTCCAGAGGTTGTACGGAAGCGACGGTGGGCGTCAGCGGTATTCTGTACGTTGCATAGGAGACTTGTTGGCCGTTGTCGTCATAAACGTGCAAATACATCATTAACGCATCGACGTAGTCCAGATGAATGACATCAAGCACGAAGTGACTAGGCGGACTCTCGGCGACATCGACGAAAAGGCGCGGGTCGGGCTGCACCAGGACTGGATACTGCTGAAGCGATTCCACCGCAACGCGCTGCCACTCCGCGTACTCGACTTGAAACTGATCGATCGCCGCCTTCGCGCCTGCTGGCATGGGGCGCTGCATGGAAGTCGGCCGGTTCGAGTACACGGCGCGCTCGTCGGACTCTAGATCGAGCATGTCGTCTACGGACAATGCAGCTGCGATTCGAACGAGCAGTCTGCTCTCGACGCCGCTTTCACGAAGTGGTTCCAGTTTTCCGTACCACTCGTTATTCGTATAACCACCAGCCGTCACCTCGCCGATTTGCGTCGCCAATCCGGGCAGTTTGTGGCGGTACGTCTCCCACGGTTCGAGCGATTCCAGAGCGCGCGCATTCTGTTCCTCTATCGACGTCTTCATCAACTCGAGGGATTCTGCGCGCGCTGAATTTGTCCGCTCTTGATCGAGCCGAAGAATCCGCCTGTCGCCGACCTTGGCCCAATACCCGATAGTCACTTCTGCTATCTTGCTCAACGCGTCTTCGAGCAAAACGTCGTCGAGGCGCAAGACGAGCGTGCAGAGGTTGATGTTGTCTGCGACCTCTAGCTTCTCACCTGTTAGCTCAGCGATCTGCGCGATGGCGTTACGCGGCGTCGCGCCAGGCACGGTGAGTGTTATTCGCTGCTCTTGTGCGAGCGCGCATGTGCAAAGGCACAGAACTCCGACCAGCCCCCACATCCTCATGCTGAGATTGTATCAGAGTTTCAGCTCGCCGACAAAAACCGTCTGCGCTTTGCCGATCAGGTTCACGCGGTCGTTGCGGTTTTCGACAGTAACGAACCCGCCGCGGCGGGAGGCCTGATACCCGACGACGGTCTTTTTGCCGAGGCGGGCGGACCAGAAGGGGCCGAGGGCGCAGTGCGCGGAGCCGGTCACGGGGTCTTCGTCGATGCCGCTCTG is a genomic window of Armatimonadota bacterium containing:
- a CDS encoding chemotaxis protein CheX; protein product: MKVEYISPFVEASFGVFEKLLGTTPERGQLSARPQVFTSQQVNIVCGITGDIEGQVIYGMSIVTADKIASKMLGQTIVTFDQLAASAIAELGNMISGNSMTLLSEQGFKCQITPPTIIKGTNVKIATLNAPALVIPMKIDEIGEIEINVSLVSKAATKSAA